The following are encoded in a window of Oncorhynchus masou masou isolate Uvic2021 chromosome 17, UVic_Omas_1.1, whole genome shotgun sequence genomic DNA:
- the sugp1 gene encoding SURP and G-patch domain-containing protein 1 yields the protein MESGDTGRGGWNNKFRPPQKNRMSVNILRQEELIAQKKREIEAKMAEQAKTKSLQTPNRPLPPSLPSLQGPSSNNNKYVNDGSFLQQFMKLQKDKPCPDSGSSNDTKAPSSSIPSPSSGVSQPQKKSILIGKRPGLGISSMLNQFKNYSQSKKTPLRPQRPSIFSSPDDDDDEEEEVDDLSFLEIKVSPPEDPDTRLILDKMAAFVAEGGPELERKAKENYKDNPVFSFLYDKNSRDYLYYRKRVAELRKDNPKPETPSCSNVSPPVDEETQRVAEKLASFVADGGPEVEAIAAQHNKDNPAFSFLYDLQSPAHHFYKEKVEEYRQAKRDQSPPIKQEPGVGFTRPAAPPLIYPPSPSQYPNLLGQVKLEPGLEIKEEVAGPPMVKRKRKSRWGSEDDKVDLSLPLIIIPKEEEPEPSPCLSVHELRDLGYKKGKPVGLVGVTELSDDQKKQLKEQQEMQEMFDMIMKHKRAMAEMQVMWEKAVRDHSHEYDSDEEVDQQAGTWEHRLRHMEMEKTREWAESLTDMGKGKHFIGDFLPPEELEKFMETFKALKEGRDPDYSEYKDFKLTVENLGFQMLMKMGWKEGDGLGSDGQGIKAPVHRGITAIDGAGFGVDRPAELSGQDDEYDAFRKRMMLAYRFRPNPLNNPRRPYY from the exons ATGGAGTCCGGAGATACAG ggagaggaggctggAACAACAAGTTCCGGCCACCTCAGAAGAACAGGATGAGTGTGAACATTCTCCGTCAGGAGGAGCTGATCGCCCAGAAGAAGCGCGAGATTGAGGCTAAGATGGCAGAGCAAGCCAAGACCAAGAGCCTTCAGACTCCCAACAGGCCACTGCCACCAAG TTTACCCAGTTTACAGGGTCCGTCTTCGAACAATAACAAGTATGTGAATGACGGAAGTTTCTTACAGCAGTTTATGAAGCTGCAGAAGGACAAACCCTGCCCTGACTCTG GCTCCAGCAATGACACCAAAGCCCCATCTTCATCCATCCCCAGTCCGTCGTCAGGAGTGTCTCAGCCCCAGAAGAAGAGCATTCTCATTGGCAAGCGTCCCGGTCTAGGCATCAGCAGCATGCTGAACCAGTTTAAGAACTACTCCCAGTCAAAGAAGACCCCGCTTCGCCCCCAAAGGCCTAGCATATTCAGCTCcccagatgatgatgatgatgaggaggaggaggttgatgATTTAAGCTTCCTCGAGATCAAAG TTTCTCCCCCAGAGGACCCAGACACACGACTTATCCTGGACAAGATGGCAGCCTTTGTGGCTGAGGGAGGGCCTGAGCTAGAGAGAAAGGCCAAGGAAAACTACAAGGACAACCCTGTTTTCTC ATTCTTGTATGATAAGAACAGCCGGGACTATCTTTATTACCGAAAGAGAGTTGCTGAACTACGAAAGGATAACCCAAAACCTGAGACGCCGTCATGTTCTAATG TCTCCCCCCCAGTGGACGAGGAGACCCAGAGGGTGGCTGAGAAGCTGGCCAGTTTTGTGGCTGACGGAGGCCCCGAGGTGGAAGCCATCGCCGCCCAGCACAACAAAGACAACCCCGCATTCAG TTTTCTTTATGACCTCCAAAGCCCCGCCCATCACTTCTAcaaggagaaggtggaggagtaCCGCCAGGCCAAAAGGGACCAGAGCCCCCCAATCAAGCAGGAGCCCGGAGTGGGGTTCACGAGGCCAGCTGCTCCTCCCCTGATCtatcctccctcaccttctcagTACCCCAACCTGCTGGGACAGGTGAAGCTCGAGCCGGGTCTGGAGATAAAAGAGGAAGTAGCAGGGCCCCCCATGGTTAAGAGGAAGCGGAAGAGCCGCTGGGGATCAGAGGATGACAAGGTGGATCTGTCGCTGCCACTCATCATCATCCCCAAGGAGGAAGAGCCAGAGCCCAGCCCGTGTCTTTCTG ttcatgAACTGAGAGATCTGGGCTATAAGAAGGGAAAGCCTGTGGGCCTGGTTGGGGTAACAGAGCTCTCAGATGACCAGAAGAAACAGCTCAAAGAGCAACAGGAG ATGCAGGAGATGTTTGACATGATCATGAAGCATAAGCGTGCCATGGCAGAGATGCAGGTGATGTGGGAGAAGGCGGTGAGGGACCACTCCCACGAGTACGACAGTGATGAGGAAGTGGACCAGCAGGCTGGCACCTGGGAGCACCGCCTACGGCACATGGAGATGGAGAAAACGCGTG AGTGGGCGGAGTCGCTGACTGACATGGGAAAGGGGAAGCACTTCATTGGTGACTTCCTACCTCCAGAGGAGCTGGAGAAGTTCATGGAGACCTTCAAGGCACTCAAG GAAGGCCGCGACCCAGACTACTCGGAGTACAAGGATTTTAAGCTAACGGTGGAGAACCTCGGTTTTCAGATGCTCATGAAGATGGGCTGGAAGGAGGGCGATGGTCTTGGCTCTGACGGACAGGGCATCAAGGCCCCTGTCCACAG GGGAATCACGGCTATTGACGGGGCAGGGTTTGGCGTGGACCGGCCCGCTGAGCTCTCAGGACAGGATGATGAGTATGACGCTTTCAGAAAGAGGATGATGCTAGCCTACCGCTTCAGGCCTAACCCACTG AACAATCCAAGGAGACCATACTACTGA
- the LOC135558918 gene encoding E3 ubiquitin-protein ligase RNF126-like isoform X2, with amino-acid sequence MAEAPLRLCRFFCHQCSAEINPRLPDYTCPQCESGFIEELSEERSTENESTSIASTSDQNRPTFEIMDHQHMFTFPPGYGQFSLGIFDENFDLRAGMPTEDNRETENRREREMASRQRIIQQLVNGIIAPTAMAPNIGMGPWGMLHSNPMDYAWGANGLDAIITQLLNQFENTGPPPADRERIKTLPTIQITEEHVGSSLECPVCKEDYSVGETVRQLPCNHLFHNDCIVPWLEQHDTCPVCRKSLSGQNTATDPPGLSGMNFSPSSSSSSSSNSPSNENAANNS; translated from the exons ATGGCTGAAGCTCCCCTACGGCTCTGTCGGTTTTTTTGTCACCAATGTTCAGCAGAGATCAACCCTCGTCTCCCG GACTACACCTGTCCACAGTGTGAATCTGGCTTCATTGAAGAGCTATCAGAGGAAAGAAG CACTGAAAATGAGTCCACATCCATTGCCTCCACCAGCGATCAGAACCGTCCGACTTTCGAG ATTATGGACCACCAGCACATGTTTACATTTCCGCCCGGATACGGACAGTTTTCTCTGGGGATCTTTGATGAGAATTTTGACCTCCGAGCGGGGATGCCGACGGAAGACAACCGCGAGACGGAGAACCGGCGGGAACGGGAGATGGCATCACGGCAACG AATCATCCAGCAGCTAGTAAATGGAATCATAGCACCCACAGCCATGGCTCCAAACATTGGGATGGGACCATG GGGCATGCTACACTCAAATCCAATGGACTATGCTTGGGGTGCCAATGGACTTGATGCTATCATTACCCAG TTATTGAATCAGTTTGAGAACACGGGTCCTCCTcctgctgacagagagaggataAAGACCCTGCCCACCATCCAGATCACAGAGGAACATGTGG GTTCCAGTTTAGAATGTCCTGTGTGCAAAGAAGACTACAGTGTCGGGGAGACTGTCAGGCAACTTCCGTGCAATCACCTGTTTCACAATGACTGTATAGTACCATGGCTGGAACAA CACGACACATGTCCAGTGTGCAGAAAGAGTCTTAGTGGACAGAATACAGCTACAGACCCCCCGGGACTATCAGGAATGAacttctccccttcctcctcctcttcatcctcctccaacTCCCCCAGTAACGAGAACGCTGCCAACAACTCCTAG
- the LOC135558918 gene encoding E3 ubiquitin-protein ligase RNF126-like isoform X1: MAEAPLRLCRFFCHQCSAEINPRLPDYTCPQCESGFIEELSEERSTENESTSIASTSDQNRPTFEIMDHQHMFTFPPGYGQFSLGIFDENFDLRAGMPTEDNRETENRREREMASRQRYSARQPRGRHIPRRQGQRHEGVPTLEGIIQQLVNGIIAPTAMAPNIGMGPWGMLHSNPMDYAWGANGLDAIITQLLNQFENTGPPPADRERIKTLPTIQITEEHVGSSLECPVCKEDYSVGETVRQLPCNHLFHNDCIVPWLEQHDTCPVCRKSLSGQNTATDPPGLSGMNFSPSSSSSSSSNSPSNENAANNS; encoded by the exons ATGGCTGAAGCTCCCCTACGGCTCTGTCGGTTTTTTTGTCACCAATGTTCAGCAGAGATCAACCCTCGTCTCCCG GACTACACCTGTCCACAGTGTGAATCTGGCTTCATTGAAGAGCTATCAGAGGAAAGAAG CACTGAAAATGAGTCCACATCCATTGCCTCCACCAGCGATCAGAACCGTCCGACTTTCGAG ATTATGGACCACCAGCACATGTTTACATTTCCGCCCGGATACGGACAGTTTTCTCTGGGGATCTTTGATGAGAATTTTGACCTCCGAGCGGGGATGCCGACGGAAGACAACCGCGAGACGGAGAACCGGCGGGAACGGGAGATGGCATCACGGCAACGGTATAGTGCCCGGCAACCACGGGGACGACACATCCCACGgcgacagggacagagacacgaGGGAGTACCCACTTTAGAGGG AATCATCCAGCAGCTAGTAAATGGAATCATAGCACCCACAGCCATGGCTCCAAACATTGGGATGGGACCATG GGGCATGCTACACTCAAATCCAATGGACTATGCTTGGGGTGCCAATGGACTTGATGCTATCATTACCCAG TTATTGAATCAGTTTGAGAACACGGGTCCTCCTcctgctgacagagagaggataAAGACCCTGCCCACCATCCAGATCACAGAGGAACATGTGG GTTCCAGTTTAGAATGTCCTGTGTGCAAAGAAGACTACAGTGTCGGGGAGACTGTCAGGCAACTTCCGTGCAATCACCTGTTTCACAATGACTGTATAGTACCATGGCTGGAACAA CACGACACATGTCCAGTGTGCAGAAAGAGTCTTAGTGGACAGAATACAGCTACAGACCCCCCGGGACTATCAGGAATGAacttctccccttcctcctcctcttcatcctcctccaacTCCCCCAGTAACGAGAACGCTGCCAACAACTCCTAG